The following coding sequences are from one Saccharomyces eubayanus strain FM1318 chromosome VII, whole genome shotgun sequence window:
- the ROK1 gene encoding RNA-dependent ATPase ROK1, with product MDIFRVLTRGASVKKNSGSKAKAADYSAINDKEANHKEKDSETQIVKELDFFRNKKIISKVENEKGEETKEDVSNERDDGGNDDQDVLKPTITNAAEASALRKSYKGNVSGADVPFPIGSFEDLISRFSFDKRLLNNLVENGFTEPTPIQSECIPIALNNRDVLACGPTGSGKTLAFLIPLVQQIIDDKNTPGLKGLIISPTKELANQIYIECFKLSHKIFLEKKRPLQIALLSKSLSAKLKNKVISDKKYDIIISTPLRLIDVVKNEALDLSKVKHLIFDEADKLFDKTFVEQSDDILSACKEPALRKAMFSATIPSSVEEIAQSIMMDPVRVIIGHKEAANTDIEQKLVFCGNEEGKLIAIRQLVQEGEFKPPIMIFLESITRAKALYHELMYDRINVDVIHAERTALQRDRIIERFKSGELWCLICTDVLAXGIDFKGVNLVINYDVPGSSQAYVHRIGRTGRGGRSGKAITLYTKQDSVAIKPIINVMKQSGCEVSEWMDKMAKLTKREKESIKNGKAHTERKQITTVPKIDRSKRRRQQEMIAASKRRKNEEL from the coding sequence ATGGACATTTTTAGAGTGTTGACTAGGGGTGCTtctgtaaagaaaaattctgGTTCAAAGGCCAAAGCGGCAGATTACAGTGCCATAAATGACAAGGAAGCAAATCATAAGGAAAAGGATAGTGAAACACAAATCGTGAAAGAGCTTGATTTCTTCcggaacaaaaaaataatcagCAAGGTGGAAAATGAGAAGGgggaagaaacaaaagaagatgttTCGAATGAACGAGATGATGGCGGCAATGATGATCAAGATGTGTTAAAACCAACAATTACTAATGCAGCCGAGGCATCTGCCTTAAGAAAATCGTACAAAGGTAATGTATCGGGCGCGGATGTACCATTTCCAATAGGCTCATTTGAAGATCTGATTTCTAGATTTTCATTTGATAAACGTTTACTAAACAATCTGGTTGAAAACGGATTCACTGAACCCACCCCAATTCAAAGTGAGTGTATTCCCATCGCCCTAAACAACAGGGATGTCTTGGCATGCGGTCCAACCGGGTCCGGTAAGACATTGGCATTCTTAATCCCGTTAGTTCAACAGATCATTGACGACAAGAACACCCCAGGGCTGAAAGGGTTGATCATTTCTCCTACAAAGGAATTAGCAAATCAAATTTACATCGAATGTTTTAAACTGTCTCACAAAATattcttggaaaagaaaagacctTTGCAAATTGCTCTGTTATCCAAATCTTTAAGTGCcaaattgaagaacaaggtAATTAGTGATAAGAAATATGATATCATCATTTCCACACCACTGAGACTAATTGACGTTGTGAAGAACGAAGCTCTTGACCTTTCCAAAGTGAAGcatttgatttttgatGAGGCCGATAAATTGTTCGACAAAACATTTGTTGAACAAAGTGATGATATTCTAAGTGCTTGCAAGGAACCAGCTCTGCGCAAGGCGATGTTTTCTGCCACGATTCCATCAAGCGTGGAAGAGATCGCACAAAGCATTATGATGGATCCTGTAAGAGTTATCATTGGTCATAAAGAAGCTGCAAATACAGatattgaacaaaaattggTATTCTGTGGTAATGAAGAGGGTAAACTAATCGCTATCAGACAATTGGTTCAAGAGGGTGAGTTTAAGCCGCCTATTATGATTTTTCTGGAATCTATTACAAGAGCTAAAGCATTATATCATGAATTGATGTACGACAGAATAAACGTAGACGTGATTCATGCGGAAAGAACAGCATTACAAAGAGATAGAATTATTGAACGATTTAAGTCTGGTGAGTTATGGTGTTTGATTTGTACAGATGTTTTAGCCYGTGGTATCGATTTCAAAGGTGTGAATCTGGTCATTAATTATGATGTTCCAGGATCTTCTCAGGCTTATGTTCATAGAATTGGTAGAACAGGTAGAGGTGGACGGTCAGGTAAGGCCATAACGCTTTATACAAAGCAAGATTCAGTAGCTATCAAACCGATAATAAACGTCATGAAACAAAGTGGTTGCGAAGTATCAGAATGGATGGACAAGATGGCCAAACTGACCAAAAGAGAGAAGGAAAGCATAAAGAATGGTAAAGCACATACggaaagaaaacagatCACCACTGTGCCTAAGATTGATAGATCCAAAAGAAGACGTCAGCAAGAAATGATTGCAGCatccaaaagaagaaaaaacgaAGAACTATGA
- the PMR1 gene encoding Ca(2+)/Mn(2+)-transporting P-type ATPase PMR1: MSDNPFNASLLDEDSNREREIIDATTEALSKPNPSLEYCTLSIEETLEQLQTDGNNGLSSSSEATSRRAVHGSNEITVEDDEPLFKKFLSNFIEDRLILLLIGSAVVSFCMGNTDDAISITLAIFIVVTVGFVQEYRSEKSLEALNKLVPAECHLMRCGQESHVLASALVPGDLVHFGIGDRIPADLRIIEATDLTIDESNLTGENEPVHKSSQTIEKSSFNDQPNSIVPIAERTCIAYMGTLVKEGHGKGIVVGTGTNTSFGAVFEMMNNIEKPKTPLQLTMDKLGKDLSLVSFIVIGMICLVGVIQGRSWLEMFQISVSLAVAAIPEGLPIIVTVTLALGVLRMAKRKAIVRRLPSVETLGSVNVICSDKTGTLTSNHMTISKLWCLDSMSNKLNVLSLDKNKKSKNSNGNLKNYLTEDVRETLNIGNLCNNASFSQEHASFLGNPTDVALLELLTSYEMPDIRNTVQKVQELPFNSRRKFMATKILNPADNKCTVYVKGAFEKILQCSTSHLKSKDKKTEKLTETQKDTIIECANSMASEGLRVLGFAKLVLSDSSTPLTEDLINDLTFTGLIGMNDPPRPNVKFAIEQLLQGGVHIIMITGDSENTAVNIARQIGIPVIDPKLSVLSGDKLEKMSDDQLANVIDHVNIFARATPEHKLNIVRALRKRGDVVAMTGDGVNDAPALKLSDIGISMGRIGTDVAKEASDMVLTDDDFSTILTAIEEGKGIFNNIQNFLTFQLSTSVAALSLVALSTAFKLPNPLNAMQILWINILMDGPPAQSLGVEPVDHEVMKKPPRKRTDKILTHEVMKRLLTTATCIIIGTVYIFVKEMAEDGKVTARDTTMTFTCFVFFDMFNALACRHNTKSIFEVGFFTNKMFNYAVGLSLLGQMCAIYIPFFQSIFKTERLGVSDILLLLLISSTVFIVDELRKLWMRKMNERDPTYYSNV; this comes from the coding sequence ATGAGTGATAATCCATTTAACGCGAGTCTTCTCGATGAAGACTCAAACCgcgaaagagaaataatAGACGCTACCACAGAGGCTCTTTCGAAGCCAAATCCTTCCTTAGAATACTGTACCTTATCGATAGAGGAAACCCTTGAACAACTCCAGACTGATGGGAACAATGGTTTAAGCTCTTCGAGCGAGGCCACTAGCAGGAGAGCAGTTCATGGCTCTAATGAAATAACCGTAGAAGATGACGAGCctcttttcaagaagttcCTGTCCAATTTCATTGAAGATAGATTGATCCTATTATTGATCGGGTCTGCTGTCGTCTCTTTCTGCATGGGTAATACTGACGATGCTATCAGTATCACACTAGCCATTTTCATTGTGGTCACCGTCGGGTTTGTCCAAGAATATAGATCTGAAAAATCGCTAGAGGCTTTGAATAAATTGGTGCCTGCTGAATGCCATTTGATGAGATGTGGCCAAGAAAGTCATGTGTTGGCTTCCGCTTTGGTTCCGGGCGATTTAGTCCATTTCGGGATAGGTGACAGAATCCCTGCTGACCttagaattattgaagCCACCGATTTGACCATTGATGAAAGTAATTTAACTGGTGAGAATGAACCGGTTCATAAATCCTCACAAACAATCGAGAAATCTTCCTTTAACGACCAACCCAACTCAATTGTACCGATCGCTGAAAGAACCTGTATCGCTTATATGGGAACTTTGGTCAAAGAAGGTCACGGTAAGGGTATTGTTGTGGGAACAGGAACAAACACTTCATTTGGTGCAGTGTTTGAAATGATGAATAACATTGAAAAGCCAAAGACTCCACTACAATTAACAATGGACAAACTGGGGAAAGATCTGTCACTGGTGAGTTTCATCGTTATTGGTATGATTTGCTTAGTAGGTGTCATCCAAGGCAGATCTTGGTTAGAAATGTTTCAAATATCGGTTTCATTGGCAGTCGCTGCAATCCCAGAAGGGTTGCCAATCATTGTCACAGTTACTTTAGCATTGGGTGTCCTAAGAATGGCAAAGCGTAAGGCTATTGTTAGAAGATTACCAAGTGTCGAAACTTTAGGCTCTGTTAACGTCATTTGTTCTGATAAAACCGGTACTTTAACTTCAAACCATATGACTATATCCAAACTCTGGTGCTTAGATAGTATGTCCAACAAATTGAACGTTTTGTCATTAGacaaaaataagaaaagtaaaaattccaatgggaatttgaaaaattacttAACTGAAGACGTTCGGGAAACCCTGAACATCGGAAACCTTTGTAACAATGCCTCCTTCTCTCAAGAACATGCTTCATTTTTGGGGAACCCAACTGATGTTGCCCTTCTAGAACTATTAACAAGCTATGAAATGCCTGATATTAGAAACACAGTTCAAAAAGTTCAAGAACTTCCATTCAATTCCAGAAGGAAATTCATGGCCACCAAAATTCTTAATCCTGCTGACAATAAGTGCACAGTATACGTTAAAGGTGCGTTCgaaaaaattttgcagTGTTCTACAAGTCATTTGAAATcaaaggataaaaaaactgaaaaactGACTGAAACTCAAAAAGACACAATTATTGAGTGTGCAAATTCAATGGCTTCCGAAGGTTTACGTGTCCTTGGCTTCGCTAAACTGGTATTATCCGATTCATCAACTCCACTAACGGAAGACCTAATCAACGATTTAACATTTACTGGGTTGATCGGCATGAACGATCCTCCAAGACCAAATGTCAAATTTGCTATTGAGCAACTTCTACAGGGGGGTGTTCATATTATTATGATCACCGGTGATTCCGAAAATACTGCTGTAAACATTGCAAGACAAATTGGTATTCCTGTCATTGATCCAAAGCTTTCTGTTTTATCTGGTGATAAATTAGAAAAGATGTCAGATGATCAATTGGCTAATGTCATTGATCATGTTAATATTTTTGCTCGTGCTACCCCTGAACATAAACTAAACATTGTTCGTGCATTAAGGAAGAGAGGCGATGTCGTAGCGATGACCGGAGATGGTGTTAACGACGCTCCTGCGTTAAAACTTTCAGATATTGGTATTTCAATGGGCAGGATCGGTACAGATGTAGCCAAAGAAGCTTCTGATATGGTTCTAACCGATGATGATTTCAGTACCATCTTAACCGCTATTGAAGAAGGGAAAGgtattttcaataatattcaaaactttCTAACTTTTCAATTGTCTACCTCTGTGGCTGCGTTATCGTTGGTCGCCCTGTCTACGGCATTCAAACTACCCAACCCACTAAATGCGATGCAAATTCTCTGGATTAATATTCTAATGGATGGTCCACCAGCTCAATCATTGGGTGTGGAACCTGTAGATCATGAAGTTATGAAGAAGCCTCCAAGAAAACGTActgataaaattttgacTCATGAGGTGATGAAACGTTTACTTACTACTGCAACTTGTATCATCATAGGAACAGTTTACATTTTTGTCAAAGAGATGGCCGAAGATGGTAAAGTAACTGCTAGAGATACTACTATGACTTTTActtgctttgttttctttgatatgTTCAATGCTTTGGCATGTAGACATAATACAAAATCAATTTTCGAAGTTGGATTTTTCACGAATAAGATGTTCAACTATGCAGTTGGACTTTCACTATTAGGTCAAATGTGtgctatatatataccgTTCTTCCAAAGTATCTTTAAAACCGAACGTTTAGGGGTGTCTGACATATTACTGCTATTACTCATTAGTAGTACTGTTTTCATTGTTGATGAATTAAGAAAACTGTGGATGAGGAAAATGAACGAAAGAGACCCAACGTACTACTCCAATGTTTGA
- the YRB30 gene encoding Yrb30p, whose amino-acid sequence MDEILAKAGSQAVTFAIKSGISIASTYALKTIANFVIQIPKDDARRIDHLKFKLESRIAIVSSAIDLIKLVAARGNTNLQITLRLTKDLKEEIDRFDEKINEMTEKVEGSRSAKTQNEAIKAVENYIKDLLLRIEEITPFINLSLTTSGANLNSALPHQISPGLLLQASDFVNESNRKYDDAMKSSKKTKDDRKELKVQVGPIFEVTLFSIFYNLTSESNGQSGIVWKEDMKRARIRICRQYSSEKEFDYFMKIEQDFNDGRYHENDDKEDTPQELTIDLNHMKKLFFSVSGKLLRLEEQDSPVLVLKINSHGDQENATTGAEKPPIEDITWYAVSGYEEVEKDDDDDEEEEEEEEEEEEEEEEEEDNEEGGESGEEGESEEEKLLEDKTSSITLLEYIVRLTSLQSNDQKSILEVSDERLSIYLNDENTNSRKEGISNSTIKETEEKLQNLKL is encoded by the coding sequence ATGGATGAGATCCTTGCCAAAGCAGGCTCACAGGCCGTTACGTTTGCTATAAAATCCGGCATATCGATAGCATCAACCTATGCATTAAAGACAATAGCGAACTTTGTTATTCAAATCCCTAAGGATGATGCCAGAAGGATAGATCATTTGAAGTTCAAATTGGAAAGTCGTATAGCTATTGTATCCAGTGCCATTGATCTAATAAAATTGGTGGCCGCAAGAGGGAACACGAATTTACAGATCACGTTGAGATTAACTAAGGATTTGAAGGAAGAGATTGATAggtttgatgaaaagataAATGAAATGACAGAAAAGGTGGAGGGTTCAAGAAGTGCGAAAACACAGAATGAAGCTATCAAAGCGGTGGAGAACTATATCAAAGACTTGTTACTAAGGATAGAAGAAATCACACCATTTAttaatctttctttgacCACATCAGGCGCCAACCTAAATAGTGCACTTCCTCATCAAATCTCGCCAGGCTTATTGTTACAAGCTTCTGATTTTGTTAATGAAAGCAATAGAAAATACGACGACGCCATGAAAAGCAGtaaaaagacaaaagatGACCGAAAAGAACTAAAAGTTCAAGTGGGGCCTATATTTGAAGTAACGttgttttccattttctatAATTTGACCTCAGAAAGCAATGGACAATCGGGGATAGTTTGGAAGGAAGATATGAAACGAGCACGAATTAGGATATGTAGACAATACTCTTCAGAAAAGGAATTCGATTATTTTATGAAAATCGAGCAAGACTTTAATGATGGCAGGTATCATGAAAATGACGACAAGGAGGATACACCACAGGAACTTACTATAGATTTGAACCATATGAAAAAGTTATTTTTTAGTGTTTCCGGCAAACTTCTTCGATTggaagaacaagattcaCCGGTGTTggtgttgaaaataaactCTCACGGTGATCAAGAGAACGCGACTACTGGAGCAGAGAAGCCGCCTATCGAAGACATTACTTGGTATGCGGTAAGTGGATATgaagaagtagaaaaagacgacgacgacgacgaagaagaagaagaagaagaagaagaagaagaagaagaagaagaagaagaagaagataatgagGAAGGGGGCGAAAGTGGGGAAGAGGGGGAAAgtgaggaagaaaaactatTGGAAGACAAAACTTCATCGATCACGCTACTCGAGTACATTGTCCGGTTGACGTCTTTGCAAAGCAACGACCAAAAAAGTATACTGGAGGTCAGCGATGAAAGATTGTCCATTTACCTGAACGATGAAAACACCAactcaagaaaagaaggtatCAGCAATTCTACAATTAAAGAAACCGAAGAGAAATTACAAAACCTAAAACTCTAG
- the CUP2 gene encoding Cup2p, translated as MVVINGVKYACETCIRGHRAAQCTHTDGPLQVIRRKGRPSTTCGHCKELRRTKNFNPSGGCMCASKRRLAVGSEEDESRCRCDEGEPCKCHTKRKTSRKQKAASCHSSVSPEAATVKNLRVLDLEASLGLNSVDLIDLSPSSYVDMTTTLSSLESPLQSDGAKTDDIDELGLPLLDTFQQCCDSAATPHSANAGADTNPIADTHLNDVDIPFSINELNELYKEVLPHTPHSK; from the coding sequence ATGGTGGTGATTAACGGGGTCAAGTACGCCTGTGAAACGTGTATCAGGGGCCATAGGGCGGCGCAGTGCACCCACACAGATGGCCCGCTGCAAGTGATCAGGCGCAAGGGTAGGCCATCGACCACATGTGGTCATTGTAAGGAGCTGAGGAGGACCAAGAATTTCAACCCTTCTGGCGGATGCATGTGTGCTTCCAAGCGACGGCTGGCGGTGGGCAGCGAGGAAGATGAGTCGCGGTGCCGTTGCGACGAAGGCGAGCCCTGTAAGTGCCACACCAAGAGAAAGACTAGTAGGAAGCAGAAGGCAGCATCGTGCCATAGCTCAGTCAGTCCTGAAGCGGCGACCGTTAAAAATCTTCGGGTATTAGACTTGGAGGCTTCTCTGGGCCTGAACAGCGTCGATCTTATTGACCTGAGCCCCTCGTCGTATGTGGACATGACAACGACCCTGTCTAGCTTGGAGTCACCCCTACAAAGCGATGGCGCCAAGACGGACGACATAGACGAGCTAGGGTTGCCTCTTCTTGACACGTTCCAACAATGCTGCGATTCGGCTGCAACCCCCCATAGTGCCAATGCAGGCGCGGACACAAATCCAATTGCTGACACTCATCTAAACGATGTTGACATTCCGTTTTCTATTAATGAGTTGAACGAGCTTTACAAGGAAGTATTGCCGCACACTCCACATTCGAAATAA
- the SPO74 gene encoding Spo74p — protein MGSGNFSDELEKENFQRQIHIDLSTHRDMRSQNDDNTGQKNNVNFGKQKSPHDKESVTRSHTTSNIFNEEELHEGFKKMGEINNSSRLAPDSNFDMEDSQLKNWESFWCNTEGYKTKHIQPFHFTSGLEEIKEPVMEVNISTSPYKGQRPNSAPTECSAATTTFTKTQLEVSFLKTNLLTYXKKEIDICLTSIPFFDDAIQMQKKFLEYRDIELDEEYELKILGELLNELNFFHLQENCLLNRELAVRKFSNQSETQNLPSLKSFRGSLIPMINSHSPSRMSKRNGKSFEESYEFTTNSSNFWEKAEFQNSASGTPNCFAGNNLYQTKPFMPFENQNEPSFNRMNVDCKQHFNSGRSIQKGLEARSYRGLNGNYQNGYAAMTKSFGNIDLNKMPKKTNEETYGWS, from the coding sequence ATGGGCAGTggtaatttttcagatgagttagaaaaagaaaacttccAAAGGCAAATCCATATAGATTTGAGTACCCACCGAGACATGAGATCTCAAAATGATGACAACACTGGGCAAAAGAACAATGTGAATTTtgggaaacaaaaatcacCACACGATAAAGAAAGTGTAACTCGAAGCCACACAACAAGTAACAtatttaatgaagaagagttGCATGAAGGGTTTAAGAAGATGGgagaaataaataatagcTCGAGGCTTGCCCCCGACTCCAACTTTGACATGGAGGATTCCCAATTAAAAAACTGGGAAAGTTTTTGGTGCAATACAGAAGGTTACAAAACTAAACACATTCAACCTTTTCATTTCACAAGCGGGTTAGAGGAGATAAAGGAACCAGTTATGGAGGTGAATATTTCAACGTCACCGTACAAAGGGCAAAGACCCAATTCTGCTCCCACTGAATGCTCAGCTGCTACTACCACATTTACCAAAACACAGCTTGAGGTGagctttttgaaaactaaTCTACTTACATATAWCAAAAAGGAGATTGACATTTGCCTGACAAGTATACCATTTTTCGATGATGCAATTCAAAtgcaaaagaaattcttaGAATATAGAGACATCGAGTTGGATGAAGAATATGAACTGAAGATTTTAGGAGAGCTTTTGAATgaattgaatttttttcacttgcAGGAAAACTGTTTACTCAATAGAGAGCTAGCAGTTCGCAAATTCTCCAACCAATCTGAAACCCAAAATCTTCCCTCTCTTAAAAGTTTCAGAGGCTCCCTAATTCCTATGATCAACTCACACTCTCCCTCAAGAATGTCGAAAAGGAATGGAAAATCGTTCGAGGAGAGCTATGAGTTTACAACCAACTCTTCAAATTTCTGGGAGAAAGCAGAATTTCAAAACTCAGCAAGTGGGACACCCAATTGTTTCGCCGGTAATAATCTATATCAAACAAAACCTTTTATGCCctttgaaaaccaaaatgaGCCTTCTTTTAATAGAATGAATGTAGATTGCAAGCAGCATTTTAACTCCGGAAGAAGTATTCAAAAGGGATTAGAGGCGAGGTCTTACAGGGGACTAAATGGTAACTATCAAAATGGATATGCTGCAATGACAAAATCGTTTGGTAACATCGATTTAAATAAAATGCCCAAAAAAACCAACGAAGAAACGTATGGATGGTCATGA
- the SUA5 gene encoding threonylcarbamoyladenylate synthase, with protein MHLGRYFVTMTSKAVFDTKVLRVNPLSIHFSPTAHLDGSLPTITDPETEAALLEAAKIIRDTDETVAFPTETVYGLGGSALNDNSVLSIYKAKNRPSDNPLITHISSIDQLNRKIFNQADSSSASLSDNIPAIYRPLISNLWPGPLTILLPVPPPNHNTLSKLTTADQSTFAVRIPANPVARALIALSDTPIAAPSANASTRPSPTLASHVYHDLNGKIPMILDGGACKVGVESTVVDGLCNPPMLLRPGGFTYEEIIELGGEAWSLCKVENKKSVEKGEKVRTPGMKYRHYSPSAKVILLVPNTSDTNNNITETQMESLNRMIKNEIQADKTVKKIAILTSLKLQDSDLQSKIVDDSDFSSKSFVIERLGRTGEEIQANLFAALRKVDETDNVDLIFVEGTNEDGEGLAVMNRLRKAAANNCILF; from the coding sequence ATGCATCTGGGACGGTATTTCGTAACAATGACATCGAAAGCTGTATTTGACACTAAAGTCTTAAGAGTAAATCCGCTCTCAATCCACTTCTCTCCAACAGCACATTTAGATGGATCCTTACCAACAATAACTGACCCTGAAACAGAAGCAGCACTACTAGAGGCAGCAAAGATTATAAGAGATACTGACGAAACTGTAGCCTTTCCAACAGAAACCGTTTATGGGCTCGGGGGCTCTGCGCTGAATGATAATTCGGTGCTCAGCATATATAAGGCCAAGAATAGGCCTAGCGATAACCCTTTGATCACACATATTTCATCCATTGACCAGCTAAACAGAAAGATTTTTAATCAAGCGGATTCATCCAGCGCATCTCTGTCTGATAATATACCAGCAATTTATCGCCCATTAATTTCGAACCTTTGGCCCGGTCCATTAACTATTCTTTTGCCTGTACCACCTCCAAACCACAATACGCTATCGAAACTAACAACCGCAGATCAGTCCACATTTGCAGTGCGTATACCAGCCAATCCAGTCGCTAGAGCATTGATCGCTTTGAGTGATACACCAATAGCTGCACCGTCAGCAAATGCGTCTACCAGGCCATCTCCTACTTTAGCGTCCCATGTTTATCACGATTTGAACGGTAAAATCCCCATGATTCTTGATGGTGGTGCATGCAAAGTTGGCGTAGAAAGTACTGTGGTCGATGGGCTATGCAATCCCCCAATGCTACTGCGACCTGGCGGTTTCACTTATGAGGAGATCATTGAATTAGGTGGCGAAGCTTGGTCTCTTTGTAAGGtcgaaaacaaaaaatctgttgaaaaaggtgaaaaagTAAGAACACCTGGTATGAAATATAGACATTATTCTCCCTCGGCCAAGGTCATTTTGTTAGTGCCTAACACAAGTGACACCAATAACAACATAACGGAGACGCAGATGGAAAGTCTGAACAGAAtgatcaaaaatgaaatacaAGCTGATAAAactgtgaaaaaaatcgcTATTTTGACTTCACTGAAACTGCAAGATTCGGATCTACAATCCAAGATCGTGGATGACtctgatttttcttctaaaaGTTTTGTCATTGAAAGACTTGGACGGACAGGTGAAGAAATACAAGCTAACTTATTTGCTGCTTTGAGGAAAGTAGACGAAACGGATAACGTTGACTTGATATTCGTTGAAGGTACGAATGAAGATGGAGAAGGGCTGGCTGTCATGAACAGATTGAGAAAAGCAGCTGCAAATAATTGTATACTGTTCTAA
- the NUP49 gene encoding FG-nucleoporin NUP49 gives MFGFNKASSTPAGGLFSQNSGASSGNTNTGFSFGGNQAGQNTTPGAGGLFGAKPVGASMPGTTGGLGASFGQQQQQPQANAFGGSSTTGGGLFGSKLGNTTSTNGGLFGAGTNNAGQGANTNASGGLFGSNAAPTSGSLFGNNNNSSSASSGLFGSKPAGSTSLFGNTSASTAPTQGQGLFGAKPAGTSLFGNNPANTTTGGGLFGSKPAGTTSLFGSSNNNNMGTSGGLFGNQQQPQQQAQSALQSLSQLPITPMTRISELPPQIRQEIEQLDQYIQKQVQISHHLKADTNDHDELIDSIPRDVAYLLKSESATSQYLKQDLKKISSFKSLIDEDLLDTQTFSVLLQQLLTPGSKISSNELDKFFQKKVQLYEKKLDDYSRILSDIETAVNGIDTDLFGVPNNGNATAMTGDITSCEAENLLQLKTGLGAIVSTVIEEFTLFMDIAERIAVLHQKTKTLASAAI, from the coding sequence ATGTTTGGATTTAATAAGGCATCATCAACACCTGCGGGTGGGCTTTTTAGCCAGAACAGTGGGGCCAGCAGTGGAAATACGAATACCGGATTTTCCTTTGGTGGGAATCAAGCTGGACAAAACACAACTCCAGGGGCAGGTGGGCTTTTTGGTGCAAAGCCTGTCGGTGCGAGTATGCCTGGAACAACGGGTGGGTTAGGTGCGTCGTTTGGccaacagcagcaacaaccaCAGGCCAATGCGTTTGGAGGCAGTAGCACTACAGGAGGCGGTCTCTTTGGTAGCAAACTTGGTAACACAACAAGTACCAATGGCGGTTTATTTGGTGCTGGTACGAATAATGCTGGCCAGGGTGCTAATACCAATGCCAGTGGTGGATTGTTTGGCTCCAACGCAGCGCCCACAAGCGGAAGTTTATTCggtaataataacaattCAAGCAGTGCAAGCAGTGGCCTATTCGGTTCTAAACCTGCCGGTAGTACTTCCTTGTTCGGGAATACAAGCGCTTCCACGGCTCCTACACAAGGCCAAGGGCTTTTTGGAGCGAAACCAGCCGGTACATCTCTATTTGGTAACAACCCAGCTAACACAACCACAGGTGGAGGATTGTTTGGTTCCAAACCTGCAGGAACAACCTCCTTGTTTGGCTCGtcaaataacaacaacatgGGTACATCAGGAGGACTGTTCGGAAATCAGCAGCAACCACAACAGCAAGCGCAGTCCGCGTTGCAGAGTCTTTCCCAGCTCCCCATCACCCCAATGACCCGAATTTCTGAGCTACCACCCCAAATTCGTCAAGAAATTGAGCAATTAGAccaatatattcaaaagcaAGTACAGATCTCACACCACTTGAAGGCTGATACAAATGATCATGACGAATTGATAGATTCCATTCCCCGTGATGTAGCGTACTTACTAAAATCCGAATCGGCTACAAGTCAATATTTAAAGcaagatttgaagaaaatctcTTCATTTAAGTCCCTAATTGATGAAGACCTACTCGACACGCAAACTTTTTCTGTGCTTTTACAACAACTATTAACCCCGGGAAGCAAAATTTCCTCTAATGAACTAGATaagtttttccaaaagaaagttcaGCTTTatgagaaaaaattagatGATTACTCCCGCATTCTTTCAGACATAGAAACCGCGGTCAATGGCATCGACACCGACTTATTTGGCGTACCAAACAATGGCAATGCCACCGCTATGACAGGAGACATAACCTCGTGCGAAGCAGAAAATTTGCTGCAGTTGAAAACAGGTTTAGGTGCCATAGTGTCTACCGTGATAGAAGAATTCACCCTGTTTATGGATATCGCTGAGAGAATTGCCGTGCTAcatcaaaaaacaaaaacactGGCATCAGCGGCCATATGA